A single region of the Sorghum bicolor cultivar BTx623 chromosome 9, Sorghum_bicolor_NCBIv3, whole genome shotgun sequence genome encodes:
- the LOC8061771 gene encoding histone H2B.11, with protein MAPKAEKKPAEKKPAAEEKAPKAAEKKPPKAEKRLPSSKDGGGGGGKKGKKKAKKSVETYKIYIFKVLKQVHPDIGISAKAMSIMNSFINDIFEKLAQEAARLARYNKKPTITSREIQTSVRLVLPGELAKHAVSEGTKAVTKFTSA; from the coding sequence ATGGCACCCAAGGCGGAGAAGAAGCCGGCCGAGAAGAAGCCCGCGGCGGAGGAGAAGGCACCCAAGGCGGCGGAGAAGAAGCCACCCAAGGCCGAGAAGCGGCTACCGTCGTCcaaggacggcggcggcggcggcggcaagaagggcaagaagaaggcgaagaagaGCGTCGAGACCTACAAGATCTACATCTTCAAGGTGCTGAAGCAGGTGCACCCGGACATCGGCATCTCCGCCAAGGCCATGTCCATCATGAACTCCTTCATCAACGACATCTTCGAGAAGCTCGCGCAGGAGGCGGCGCGCCTCGCCAGGTACAACAAGAAGCCCACCATCACGTCGCGCGAGATCCAGACCTCGGTCCGCCTCGTCCTCCCCGGCGAGCTCGCCAAGCACGCTGTCTCCGAGGGCACCAAGGCCGTCACCAAGTTCACCTCCGCCTAG